Proteins encoded within one genomic window of Gallaecimonas pentaromativorans:
- a CDS encoding glycoside hydrolase family 127 protein, producing MCHLCPTTSRRQVLKGVSALAALSALSSLSLAGCADKPSRQLAGAKPLPNTAGALPLNQVRLLPSAFKTAQEANSRYLMALEPDRFLHNFRLFAGLKPKGEVYGGWEADTIAGHSLGHYMSALALLHAQTGSLEAKRRLSYIISELAEVQDAEGDGYVAGFTRKRKDKSIVDGKEIFAEIKAGDIRSAGFDLNGCWVPFYNWHKLYTGLFDAQTYCGLDQALPVAVKLGGYIEGVFAPLSEAQVQQVLDCEHGGINESFAELYARTNDQRWLALAEKLYHKKVLDPLADGKDELANIHANTQIPKLIGLARIHELTGEQRKGAAPQFFWEAVTEHHSYVIGGNADREYFYEPDAIANHITEQTCEGCNTYNMLKLTRHLYSWGVNAAYFDYYERAHLNHILAQIDPDSGMVTYMMPLMSGAVREHSTPFDSFWCCTGTGMESNAKHGDSIYWQSADTFFVNLYIPSSAEWREGKAAFSLNTSYPYQGEIKLKVEKAEQAFTLAMRIPAWAGDDWTLALNGKPVAVSQDRGYAYLSRRFKAGDEITLTLPMTLRLEGTQGDDSVVAVLRGPMVLAADLGSKDDAFDGTAPALAGNDLLAGFAAMDEGSALYKTQGIGRPADMTFSPFYANHQRRSAVYFKRFNDAQWAAEEVAYAAEQERLKDLAARSVDVMHLGEMQAERDHKLEAEISYPVVYRGRNGRDARTGGFFEFTFKVAPGPLKLQATYWGEERKRLFHILIDGKRIASQTLDFDKPGAFFDVQYDIPPALTQGKKQVRVRFEPEPGNSAGPVFGVLLFKPKPQSA from the coding sequence ATGTGCCATCTTTGCCCGACCACCAGCAGGCGCCAGGTTTTAAAAGGCGTATCCGCCCTTGCCGCTTTGTCGGCCCTGAGTAGTCTTTCTCTGGCCGGCTGCGCCGATAAGCCCAGTCGCCAATTGGCCGGGGCCAAACCCTTGCCAAACACCGCCGGCGCCTTGCCCCTTAATCAGGTGAGATTGCTGCCATCGGCGTTTAAAACGGCCCAAGAGGCGAACAGCCGCTACCTGATGGCACTGGAGCCTGACCGTTTTTTGCATAACTTCCGGCTCTTTGCCGGCCTCAAGCCCAAAGGCGAGGTCTACGGCGGCTGGGAAGCCGACACCATCGCCGGCCACAGCCTCGGCCACTATATGTCGGCCCTGGCGCTGCTTCACGCCCAGACCGGCAGCCTTGAGGCGAAACGCCGGTTAAGCTACATCATCAGCGAATTGGCCGAAGTACAGGACGCCGAAGGCGACGGTTACGTGGCGGGCTTTACCCGCAAGCGAAAAGACAAATCCATCGTCGATGGCAAGGAGATCTTCGCCGAGATAAAAGCGGGCGACATCCGCTCGGCGGGCTTTGATCTCAACGGTTGCTGGGTGCCCTTCTATAACTGGCACAAGCTCTATACCGGCCTCTTTGACGCCCAAACCTATTGCGGCCTGGACCAAGCATTGCCGGTGGCGGTGAAACTGGGCGGGTACATTGAAGGGGTGTTTGCGCCTCTGAGTGAGGCCCAGGTGCAACAGGTGCTGGACTGCGAGCACGGCGGCATCAACGAGAGCTTTGCCGAGCTTTACGCCCGCACCAACGACCAACGCTGGCTGGCCCTGGCCGAAAAGCTCTACCACAAAAAGGTGCTCGACCCCCTGGCCGACGGCAAGGACGAGCTGGCCAATATCCACGCCAACACCCAGATCCCCAAACTGATTGGCCTGGCCCGCATTCATGAGCTGACCGGCGAGCAGCGCAAAGGTGCCGCACCGCAGTTTTTCTGGGAAGCCGTCACCGAGCACCACTCCTACGTGATTGGCGGCAACGCCGACCGCGAATATTTTTACGAGCCCGATGCCATTGCCAACCACATCACCGAGCAAACCTGCGAGGGCTGCAACACCTACAACATGCTCAAGTTGACCCGCCACCTTTATAGCTGGGGGGTCAACGCGGCCTATTTTGACTACTACGAGCGGGCGCACCTTAACCATATCCTGGCGCAAATCGACCCCGACTCGGGCATGGTTACCTACATGATGCCGCTGATGTCAGGGGCGGTGCGGGAGCACTCCACCCCCTTTGACAGCTTTTGGTGCTGCACCGGCACCGGCATGGAAAGTAACGCCAAGCACGGCGACTCCATCTACTGGCAAAGCGCCGACACTTTCTTTGTTAACCTCTACATTCCCTCCAGCGCCGAGTGGCGCGAAGGCAAAGCCGCCTTTAGCCTCAATACCAGCTACCCCTACCAAGGGGAGATAAAGCTAAAGGTTGAGAAGGCCGAGCAAGCCTTTACCCTTGCCATGCGCATTCCTGCCTGGGCTGGCGACGACTGGACCCTGGCCCTTAACGGCAAGCCGGTGGCGGTCAGCCAAGACCGCGGTTACGCCTACCTCAGCCGCCGCTTCAAAGCCGGGGACGAAATCACCCTCACCCTGCCCATGACCCTGCGCCTTGAAGGCACCCAGGGCGACGACAGCGTGGTGGCGGTGCTCCGTGGCCCCATGGTGCTGGCCGCCGACCTTGGCAGTAAAGACGATGCCTTTGACGGCACCGCCCCGGCCCTGGCCGGTAACGACTTGCTGGCAGGCTTTGCCGCCATGGACGAAGGTAGCGCCCTTTACAAAACCCAAGGCATTGGCCGCCCGGCAGACATGACCTTCAGCCCCTTTTACGCCAATCACCAGCGGCGCAGCGCTGTGTACTTTAAGCGCTTTAACGACGCCCAATGGGCCGCCGAAGAAGTGGCCTATGCCGCCGAGCAGGAACGGCTTAAAGACTTGGCTGCCCGCTCGGTGGATGTCATGCACTTAGGGGAAATGCAAGCCGAGCGTGACCACAAGTTGGAAGCCGAGATCAGCTACCCGGTGGTATACCGGGGCCGCAATGGCCGCGACGCCCGCACCGGCGGCTTCTTTGAATTTACCTTCAAAGTCGCCCCCGGCCCGCTTAAGCTACAGGCCACCTATTGGGGGGAAGAGCGCAAGCGACTTTTCCATATACTGATTGATGGCAAGCGCATCGCCAGCCAGACCTTGGACTTCGACAAGCCCGGCGCCTTTTTCGACGTGCAATACGACATCCCGCCGGCCCTCACCCAAGGCAAAAAGCAGGTTCGGGTGCGCTTTGAGCCCGAACCCGGCAACAGTGCCGGCCCGGTATTTGGTGTGTTGCTGTTTAAACCCAAACCGCAATCGGCCTGA
- a CDS encoding M24 family metallopeptidase produces the protein MNAIGGRTATEALAGLSDMTLNAQAIGLEEHQARIQKACAYMQAKGIDALYLNAGTNLSYFTGLDWYPSERLVGALLRQSGELCYLVPHFEIDSIRERLLLEAPLHGWHEHESPYALLASKVAGKVLAIDESTAFFVADGIQKAAPGLSITNGGEVSAHCRMHKSAAEIALIQTAMDMTIAVHKAAASILYEGISTTEVERFINQAHQKVGASGSYFCIVLFGKATSFPHGVKDPQLLKKGDLVLIDTGCKVKGYLSDITRTYGFGDVGDKARAIWASEKKAQLAAFAAAQVGQPCGDVDAAARASLVEDGLGPDYNLPGLPHRTGHGLGMDIHEWPYLVKDNPLPLAPGMVFSNEPMIVLPGEFGVRLEDHFYMTEQGPRWFTEPANSIDSPFGP, from the coding sequence ATGAACGCAATTGGCGGCAGAACCGCAACCGAGGCCCTGGCGGGCCTATCTGACATGACCCTCAATGCCCAGGCTATCGGCCTGGAGGAGCACCAGGCGCGTATCCAAAAAGCCTGCGCCTACATGCAGGCCAAAGGCATCGACGCCCTTTATCTGAACGCCGGTACCAATCTCTCCTACTTTACCGGCCTTGACTGGTACCCCAGCGAGCGGCTGGTGGGGGCGCTACTGCGCCAAAGCGGCGAGCTTTGCTATTTGGTGCCGCACTTTGAGATTGACTCCATCCGCGAACGGCTGCTGCTTGAGGCCCCCCTTCACGGCTGGCACGAGCACGAAAGCCCCTACGCCCTTTTGGCCTCCAAGGTGGCAGGCAAGGTGCTGGCTATTGACGAGTCCACCGCCTTTTTCGTGGCCGACGGCATTCAAAAGGCGGCGCCGGGGCTCAGTATCACCAATGGCGGCGAGGTTAGCGCCCATTGCCGGATGCACAAGTCAGCAGCGGAAATCGCCCTTATCCAAACCGCCATGGACATGACCATCGCCGTGCACAAGGCGGCGGCCAGCATCCTTTATGAAGGCATCTCCACCACGGAGGTGGAGCGCTTTATCAACCAGGCCCACCAGAAGGTAGGGGCCAGCGGCTCCTACTTTTGCATCGTGCTCTTTGGCAAAGCCACCTCCTTCCCCCATGGGGTGAAAGATCCGCAGCTGCTGAAAAAGGGCGACTTGGTATTGATTGATACCGGCTGCAAGGTCAAAGGCTACCTCTCTGACATCACCCGCACCTACGGCTTTGGTGATGTTGGCGACAAAGCCCGCGCCATTTGGGCCTCGGAGAAAAAAGCGCAGCTCGCCGCCTTTGCCGCCGCACAAGTGGGCCAGCCCTGTGGCGATGTCGACGCCGCCGCCCGCGCCTCCTTGGTTGAAGACGGCCTGGGGCCAGACTACAACCTGCCAGGCTTGCCGCACCGCACCGGCCATGGCCTGGGTATGGACATTCACGAATGGCCCTATCTGGTCAAAGACAATCCGCTGCCCCTGGCACCGGGCATGGTGTTTTCCAACGAGCCGATGATTGTGCTGCCCGGCGAATTCGGGGTGCGCTTGGAAGACCATTTCTACATGACAGAGCAAGGCCCGCGCTGGTTCACCGAGCCCGCCAACAGCATCGACAGCCCCTTCGGGCCTTAA
- a CDS encoding WYL domain-containing protein yields the protein MDAVNAQGSANQRCWLIELFAFWEGRVTTGHVSHFFAIGRQQASKELASYRARYPHQLAYSASAKGYVPTQGFKPTLLSGDVGEYLDWVTAQQRPSPVPKAAYHLEAGATALAPRRVSAQLIRPLVKALRQQQRLEVDYLGVTNPSREGRVIVPTRFVKTAQRWHLRAWCEQSQGYRDFVLSRFRGQPDLLGRPLAPLPEDTAWHTHITLCIKPDPRLSPAQQAALAADYGMENGELLLQSRAALANYLLLDMHIHTKMLDGNPAAQQLILANIDKIKPWLFGG from the coding sequence ATGGATGCCGTTAATGCCCAAGGCAGCGCCAATCAGCGTTGCTGGCTCATCGAGCTTTTCGCCTTTTGGGAAGGCCGGGTCACCACCGGCCATGTGAGCCACTTCTTTGCCATTGGTCGCCAGCAGGCCAGCAAGGAATTGGCCAGTTACCGCGCCCGCTATCCCCACCAGCTTGCCTACAGCGCCTCGGCCAAAGGCTATGTACCCACGCAAGGGTTCAAACCCACGCTCCTTAGCGGCGATGTGGGGGAATACCTTGACTGGGTAACCGCCCAGCAGCGCCCAAGCCCGGTGCCCAAGGCGGCCTACCACCTCGAAGCGGGCGCCACCGCCCTTGCCCCGCGCCGGGTCAGCGCCCAGCTTATTCGCCCGCTGGTCAAGGCCCTTCGCCAGCAGCAACGGCTGGAGGTGGACTACCTTGGCGTTACCAACCCCAGCCGCGAAGGGCGGGTGATAGTCCCCACCCGTTTTGTCAAAACCGCCCAGCGCTGGCACCTGCGTGCCTGGTGCGAGCAAAGCCAGGGCTATCGCGACTTTGTGCTAAGCCGCTTTCGTGGCCAGCCCGATCTTTTGGGCCGGCCCTTGGCCCCCTTGCCAGAAGATACGGCCTGGCATACCCACATTACCCTTTGCATCAAACCCGACCCGCGCCTGAGCCCCGCCCAGCAAGCCGCCCTGGCCGCCGACTACGGCATGGAAAACGGTGAGCTTTTGCTGCAAAGCCGCGCTGCCTTGGCCAACTACCTGTTACTGGACATGCACATCCACACCAAGATGCTCGACGGCAACCCCGCCGCCCAACAGCTTATTCTCGCCAATATCGACAAAATCAAACCCTGGCTCTTTGGCGGCTGA
- the cas1f gene encoding type I-F CRISPR-associated endonuclease Cas1f translates to MQDFTPSDMKTILHSKRANLYYLQHCRVLVNRGRVEYVTGEGQRQLYWNIPIANTTTVLLGTGTSVTQAAMRELAKAGVMVGFCGGGGTPLFSGTEMGMDVAWFSPQSEYRPTEYLQAWVRFWFNDALRLQAAKNVQLARINRLKTQWLRLRDKALHSAGFKLDKAPLEQALAKAQADVLKAQDHTTLLTEEARLTKLLFKLAAQATGYGDFVRAKNGTGADPANRFLDHGNYLAYGLGATACWVLGLPHGLAVLHGKTRRGGLVFDVADLVKDATILPLAFISAMQGDDEQQFRQRCIESLTQSEALDFMIDHLKETATTLGQEAAL, encoded by the coding sequence ATGCAAGATTTTACACCGTCGGACATGAAGACCATTTTGCATTCAAAAAGGGCCAACCTTTATTACCTGCAACACTGCCGGGTATTGGTCAATCGTGGCCGGGTGGAATACGTCACCGGTGAAGGCCAGCGTCAACTCTATTGGAATATTCCTATCGCCAATACCACAACGGTGTTGTTAGGTACCGGCACCTCGGTCACACAAGCTGCGATGCGCGAGCTGGCTAAAGCTGGCGTGATGGTCGGTTTCTGTGGCGGTGGGGGTACACCGCTGTTTAGCGGCACGGAAATGGGCATGGATGTGGCGTGGTTCTCACCGCAAAGCGAGTACCGGCCCACCGAATACCTACAAGCCTGGGTACGGTTTTGGTTCAACGACGCACTGCGTTTGCAAGCGGCCAAAAACGTGCAGTTAGCACGAATTAACAGGTTGAAAACACAGTGGTTGAGGTTGAGGGATAAGGCGCTGCACAGTGCGGGCTTTAAGCTGGATAAAGCGCCGTTGGAACAGGCCCTGGCTAAGGCGCAAGCCGATGTGCTCAAGGCTCAGGACCACACCACCTTACTGACCGAAGAAGCGCGGCTGACCAAACTGCTCTTCAAACTTGCCGCCCAAGCCACCGGCTATGGCGATTTTGTGCGAGCCAAAAACGGCACCGGTGCCGACCCTGCCAACCGCTTTCTTGATCACGGCAACTACCTGGCTTACGGCTTGGGCGCAACGGCCTGTTGGGTGCTGGGCCTGCCCCATGGGCTGGCGGTGCTGCACGGCAAAACCCGGCGTGGTGGCTTGGTATTTGATGTGGCCGATCTGGTTAAAGACGCCACCATTTTGCCCTTGGCCTTTATCAGTGCCATGCAAGGGGACGACGAACAGCAGTTTCGCCAGCGCTGTATCGAGAGCCTGACCCAGAGCGAAGCGCTGGATTTCATGATTGATCATCTCAAGGAAACGGCTACCACCTTGGGGCAGGAAGCGGCCTTATGA
- the cas3f gene encoding type I-F CRISPR-associated helicase Cas3f, with the protein MNVLLIAQCDKRALAESRRILDQFAERRGSRTWQTSITQAGLDTLRKLLRKTARRNTAVACHWIRGHDHSELVWIVGDAGRFNEQGAVPTNITRRDVLRSDDENDWHCGQAIYLLSAMAALMHDLGKACLAFQRRLKGELSERNRYRHEWISLRLFQAFVGTDSDEQWLQRLLEPSPEDNARWLANLQKDGLDSHCDRPFSKMPPLASAIGWLILSHHRLSAYPVFGEHNQQQPYGRKDDHLQAQHLQQLLSKIDARWNEIVEPAAAKALQSYWHFDGELPVTTPLWQKQAARIAKRLQLAQQQQSPQRWLDSPYIMHLSRLCLMLADHYYSSLGVVTHSADKSRCRDPRRLSALPGYRLYANTLRATGELNQPLDEHLLGVCAQAGIVSHALAGVERHLPALARHKGLRKRSQNPRFRWQDKAADMALSLRERSVRQGLFVVNMASTGCGKTLANGRIAYALADPLRGARFTVALGLRTLTLQTGQALRERLQLGEHELAVLVGGQAHRDLQEHYQHQAEQHGSASAASLSEPQDHLYFEGNGQTHPLLTRLMLEGRSRQLLDAPLLVCTIDHLMPATESLRGGHHILPMLRLLSSDLILDEPDDFDLADCHALTRLVYWTGLLGRRVILSSATLPPALVEGLFNAYLKGREAYQQYRGEPGTPLDVCCAWVDEHRTQHNDCPALEDFAKAHHSFASKRYRQLAEDEARRLGALVALPPAPVARDKAGEMLAPLLLEHMQKLHVAHGQPDPKSEKNVSFGLIRMANIEPLIEVALALFAADLPAGWRLHLCVYHSQFPLFLRSAIEHRLDSALNRRDPDAVLALADIRQRLDNHPEPQQLFVVLGSPVTEVGRDHDYDWAIAEPSSMRSLIQLAGRIRRHRPGAAKAANLLILDTNIKHLAEPREPAFCRPGYESLGHRLHAHRLGTILQPGQYRVIDARPRLLEPAPLNPSGQLVDLEHQRIRDVMHPNLSMPLVTPGRRGASTPVVSPLGAYSCWAIPHIGLTGVLPQRFPFREDNRRYRDLVFLADDDQQQLLCYEFMPKERQTIPVDNSLLTYDDHSIFSGQGVSPWAETDLLVALTTLATALDMPLENCAKRFATVRLPDNERGWHFHPVLGFRKRR; encoded by the coding sequence ATGAACGTGTTGCTGATCGCGCAATGTGACAAAAGAGCCTTGGCCGAGAGCCGCCGTATTCTCGACCAGTTCGCCGAGCGCCGAGGTAGCCGCACCTGGCAAACCAGCATTACCCAAGCCGGGCTTGATACCTTAAGAAAATTGCTGCGAAAAACCGCCAGGCGAAATACTGCCGTGGCCTGCCATTGGATCCGTGGCCACGACCACAGCGAATTGGTTTGGATAGTGGGCGATGCCGGGCGCTTTAACGAGCAGGGCGCGGTACCTACCAACATCACCCGCCGCGATGTGTTGCGCTCAGATGACGAGAACGACTGGCACTGCGGCCAGGCGATTTACCTACTGTCGGCCATGGCCGCCTTGATGCATGACCTGGGTAAAGCTTGCCTGGCGTTTCAGCGCCGCCTTAAAGGCGAATTGAGCGAGCGAAATCGCTATCGCCATGAGTGGATATCGCTGCGTCTTTTTCAGGCCTTTGTCGGCACCGATAGCGACGAGCAGTGGCTGCAAAGGCTGCTAGAACCCTCGCCAGAGGACAATGCCCGCTGGCTTGCCAATCTGCAAAAAGACGGCTTAGACAGCCACTGCGATCGGCCTTTTTCCAAGATGCCGCCCCTGGCCAGCGCCATTGGCTGGCTGATCTTAAGCCACCACCGGCTGTCGGCTTACCCTGTCTTCGGCGAACATAACCAGCAACAGCCCTATGGCCGCAAAGACGACCATCTTCAGGCCCAGCACCTTCAGCAGCTACTCAGTAAAATCGACGCCCGCTGGAATGAGATTGTCGAGCCCGCAGCGGCCAAAGCGCTGCAAAGCTACTGGCATTTTGATGGCGAACTGCCGGTTACAACCCCGCTTTGGCAAAAACAAGCTGCCCGAATCGCCAAGCGCCTGCAACTGGCCCAGCAGCAACAAAGCCCGCAGCGCTGGCTTGATAGCCCTTACATCATGCATCTTTCCCGGCTCTGCTTGATGCTGGCCGATCATTACTATTCCTCGCTGGGGGTCGTCACCCATAGCGCCGATAAAAGCCGCTGCCGGGACCCGCGTCGCCTCTCGGCGTTGCCCGGCTACCGGCTTTACGCCAATACCCTAAGGGCAACGGGCGAGCTCAATCAGCCACTGGACGAGCACCTGCTGGGGGTCTGTGCCCAAGCCGGGATAGTTAGCCATGCACTGGCAGGCGTTGAGCGCCACTTGCCAGCACTGGCTCGGCACAAAGGGCTTCGAAAACGCAGCCAGAACCCGCGCTTTCGCTGGCAAGACAAAGCGGCAGACATGGCGCTGTCTCTTCGGGAACGCTCGGTGCGGCAGGGGCTTTTTGTGGTGAATATGGCCTCCACCGGCTGCGGTAAAACCCTGGCCAATGGCCGTATCGCCTATGCCCTGGCTGACCCTTTGCGCGGCGCCCGCTTTACCGTTGCCTTGGGGCTTAGAACCCTCACCTTGCAAACCGGCCAGGCCCTGCGAGAGCGTTTGCAACTTGGCGAACATGAACTCGCCGTACTGGTTGGCGGCCAAGCACATCGCGATTTACAAGAGCACTACCAGCACCAGGCCGAGCAACACGGCTCTGCTTCTGCGGCATCGTTATCAGAGCCGCAGGACCATCTGTATTTTGAAGGCAATGGCCAAACCCATCCCCTATTAACGCGATTGATGCTTGAAGGGCGTAGCCGCCAATTACTGGATGCCCCGCTCTTGGTATGCACCATCGACCACCTGATGCCTGCCACTGAAAGCTTGCGCGGTGGCCACCATATTTTGCCGATGCTGCGGCTACTCAGTAGCGACCTTATCCTCGATGAGCCGGACGACTTTGATTTAGCCGATTGCCATGCGTTGACCCGCCTGGTGTATTGGACCGGCCTTTTGGGGCGGCGGGTGATTTTATCTTCTGCCACCTTGCCCCCTGCCTTGGTAGAAGGGTTGTTCAATGCCTACCTGAAGGGGCGCGAGGCCTACCAGCAATACCGGGGCGAGCCGGGCACGCCGCTTGATGTTTGCTGCGCCTGGGTTGATGAGCACCGCACCCAGCATAACGACTGCCCGGCCCTTGAAGATTTTGCTAAAGCCCATCACAGCTTTGCCAGCAAACGCTACCGGCAACTGGCAGAAGACGAGGCCCGGCGCCTTGGAGCATTAGTTGCCTTGCCACCGGCACCGGTCGCTCGGGATAAAGCCGGTGAGATGCTGGCGCCGTTACTTCTTGAACACATGCAAAAGCTGCATGTCGCCCACGGCCAGCCAGACCCTAAAAGCGAAAAAAACGTCAGCTTCGGGCTTATTCGCATGGCCAATATCGAGCCACTGATTGAGGTTGCCTTGGCCCTTTTTGCTGCCGATTTGCCTGCCGGTTGGCGCTTGCATTTGTGCGTGTATCACTCGCAGTTTCCGCTTTTTCTGCGCTCGGCCATCGAGCACCGGCTGGACTCTGCCCTTAACCGGCGTGACCCGGATGCGGTATTGGCGTTAGCGGATATACGCCAGCGGCTCGACAACCACCCCGAGCCGCAGCAGCTGTTTGTGGTGCTAGGCAGCCCGGTTACCGAAGTAGGCCGCGACCACGACTACGACTGGGCCATTGCCGAGCCCTCTTCCATGCGCTCGCTTATTCAGCTGGCCGGGCGCATCCGCCGCCATCGGCCAGGGGCCGCCAAGGCAGCTAACCTGCTTATTCTCGACACCAACATTAAACACCTGGCCGAGCCGCGCGAGCCTGCGTTTTGCCGGCCCGGATACGAATCGCTTGGGCATCGCCTGCACGCACATCGCCTCGGCACCATTTTGCAGCCTGGCCAATACCGCGTTATTGATGCCCGGCCGAGGCTATTGGAGCCTGCGCCATTAAACCCCAGTGGCCAGTTGGTGGATTTAGAGCACCAGCGCATTCGCGATGTGATGCACCCAAACCTCAGCATGCCTTTGGTGACGCCTGGCCGCCGAGGGGCTAGCACCCCGGTAGTGTCGCCGCTGGGCGCATACAGTTGCTGGGCCATTCCCCACATCGGTTTAACCGGGGTGCTGCCCCAGCGCTTTCCCTTTCGTGAAGACAACCGGCGTTATCGCGACTTGGTGTTTTTAGCCGATGACGACCAGCAGCAATTGCTTTGTTACGAATTCATGCCCAAGGAACGGCAAACCATTCCCGTCGATAACAGCCTGCTCACCTACGACGACCACAGTATTTTCAGTGGCCAGGGGGTCAGCCCTTGGGCCGAAACCGATCTGCTGGTGGCCCTTACCACCTTGGCAACGGCCTTGGATATGCCACTGGAGAATTGTGCCAAACGCTTTGCCACGGTGCGCCTGCCAGACAACGAACGAGGCTGGCACTTTCACCCGGTGTTGGGATTTAGGAAACGGAGGTAA
- the csy1 gene encoding type I-F CRISPR-associated protein Csy1: MADLESQSQKLRALIADFIQGRLATKLEKLAADDPKYALLTAQYQYDAWLESAARRVGQIQSVTHTLKAIHPDAKGSNLYVSPGTLTAHPLLGSHDLAGGFQADVVGNAAALDVYKFLKLTDERGNTLLELALADDAALKAALSKDATEAEQWLAAFASLLGSDGALASHPQAKQIYWLTGEDPGNDLHYQVLAPLYASSLAHEVFTRINQHRFGEEAKAAREARRNGHFHETGYCDYPNLAVQKLGGTKPQNISQLNSERGGNNYLLASLPPSWDTSLLSPPLKTDSVFKRFGRRPAVRQTVKALQGFLKAEPPKNLRTRETRFSLTSTLVDELLQFGAEFWELSPGWSQHPDCRLVEEEIFWLDPYRAKSDLDFAERRQQADWPQQIRERFANWLNAQLHKAGLPVGDPEFAQWQKEVKLDDDWRHWLKHLQQELDQLQKELSHD, translated from the coding sequence ATGGCTGACTTAGAAAGCCAATCTCAAAAGCTACGCGCGCTTATCGCCGATTTTATCCAAGGGCGATTGGCTACCAAGCTGGAAAAACTAGCAGCGGATGACCCCAAATACGCTCTGCTCACGGCGCAGTATCAATATGACGCCTGGTTGGAAAGTGCTGCCCGCCGGGTAGGGCAAATCCAAAGTGTTACCCACACCCTCAAAGCCATTCACCCTGATGCCAAGGGCAGCAATCTTTACGTTAGCCCAGGCACCTTAACAGCCCATCCATTGCTGGGTAGCCATGATTTGGCCGGTGGCTTTCAAGCCGATGTGGTGGGTAACGCCGCCGCGCTGGATGTGTACAAGTTTTTAAAGCTGACCGACGAGCGTGGCAATACCTTGCTGGAGCTGGCGCTGGCGGATGATGCTGCCCTCAAGGCGGCGTTAAGCAAAGACGCCACCGAGGCCGAGCAGTGGCTGGCGGCTTTTGCCAGCCTCCTTGGCAGCGATGGCGCTCTTGCCAGTCACCCACAGGCCAAACAGATTTACTGGTTAACTGGCGAAGACCCCGGTAACGACCTTCACTACCAGGTGTTGGCGCCCCTTTATGCCAGCTCGCTGGCCCATGAGGTTTTTACTCGTATCAACCAGCACCGCTTTGGCGAAGAGGCCAAAGCGGCGCGTGAGGCGCGCCGCAATGGCCATTTTCACGAAACCGGTTATTGCGACTACCCCAACCTGGCGGTGCAAAAACTCGGTGGTACCAAGCCGCAAAATATCAGCCAACTCAACAGTGAGCGTGGTGGTAATAACTACCTGTTAGCGTCCCTGCCGCCCAGTTGGGACACCAGCTTGCTCTCGCCGCCTCTCAAAACCGATTCGGTTTTCAAACGCTTTGGTCGGCGCCCGGCTGTGCGCCAAACCGTCAAAGCCTTGCAGGGGTTTTTAAAGGCCGAACCACCGAAAAACCTGCGCACCCGCGAAACCCGTTTTTCCCTTACCTCAACTTTGGTGGATGAGTTGCTGCAATTTGGCGCCGAGTTCTGGGAGCTAAGCCCAGGCTGGAGCCAGCACCCCGACTGCCGCTTGGTGGAAGAAGAGATCTTCTGGCTAGACCCCTATCGCGCCAAATCGGACCTCGACTTTGCCGAGCGTCGCCAACAAGCCGATTGGCCACAGCAGATCCGCGAGCGTTTTGCTAATTGGCTTAACGCCCAGCTCCATAAAGCCGGGCTGCCGGTGGGTGACCCGGAGTTCGCGCAATGGCAAAAGGAGGTCAAGCTCGACGATGACTGGCGCCATTGGCTCAAGCACCTGCAACAAGAGCTGGATCAGTTACAAAAGGAGTTGAGCCATGACTAA